Proteins encoded by one window of Triticum aestivum cultivar Chinese Spring unplaced genomic scaffold, IWGSC CS RefSeq v2.1 scaffold120040, whole genome shotgun sequence:
- the LOC123175912 gene encoding putative F-box protein At3g52320, producing MLLRSGRRLAAEDEPGRTAPPRRRSRARSDRLAVIPDEILHQEILPRLPAKSVLRFRAVCRSWRSLASDPAFLLDHHRRQPAVPLIRSCRISGRGLESGLNAIHLRSAKIGPSLQFPFHGSFSIVASCDGLFVVGSYIICNPATSEWAALRQDRKPIENLFALFRHQPSGEFRVMYWKNNSTELICRQEYYILTVGTNNSWLVDCPLTEVLAEEPSIFGAPVLLNGSLHIHWRRRSGLRYHRIRVFDTVAETSRQMTPPPVNPRHVMHLLDLGGKLAASTSKDGMTEMSIFVLQDPEHDVWAFQYRIKLPAMEIRRFQKQGDWWAKVVSEEGDVLVSCYGHLLQYDKKGKFVAKFKYDDDMPVVIPHRFKESLIQHTFFQKTKKKN from the coding sequence ATGCTCCTCCGTTCTGGGCGGCGCCTGGCCGCCGAGGACGAACCGGGGCGGACGGCCCCGccgaggaggagaagcagggcAAGGTCGGACCGCCTCGCCGTCATCCCCGATGAGATCCTGCATCAGGAGATCCTGCCCCGCCTCCCGGCCAAGTCCGTGCTCCGCTTCCGCGCCGTCTGCCGGTCCTGGCGCAGCCTCGCGTCCGACCCCGCCTTCCTCCTcgaccaccaccgccgccagccgGCGGTTCCCCTGATTAGGTCCTGCCGGATCTCCGGCCGCGGCCTCGAATCCGGCCTCAACGCCATCCACCTCCGGTCCGCGAAGATCGGCCCCTCTCTCCAGTTCCCATTCCACGGCTCTTTCAGCATCGTCGCCTCCTGCGACGGCCTTTTCGTCGTCGGCAGCTACATCATCTGCAATCCGGCCACGAGCGAGTGGGCTGCCCTCCGGCAGGACAGGAAGCCCATAGAGAATCTCTTCGCCCTCTTCCGGCACCAGCCTTCAGGGGAGTTCCGCGTCATGTACTGGAAAAACAACTCCACAGAGTTGATCTGTCGGCAGGAGTATTACATCCTCACGGTGGGAACCAACAATTCATGGCTCGTCGATTGTCCGTTAACCGAGGTTTTGGCCGAGGAACCATCCATCTTTGGCGCGCCGGTCCTCCTCAATGGCAGCCTGCACATACACTGGAGGAGACGGTCAGGTCTTCGCTACCACAGGATACGGGTGTTCGACACAGTGGCAGAGACGTCACGGCAGATGACTCCGCCACCTGTGAACCCCCGCCATGTTATGCACTTGCTTGACCTGGGTGGAAAGCTTGCTGCGTCCACCAGCAAGGATGGCATGACTGAGATGTCCATCTTTGTGCTTCAGGACCCTGAGCATGATGTCTGGGCATTCCAGTACCGGATCAAACTGCCGGCGATGGAAATCAGGCGCTTCCAGAAGCAAGGTGATTGGTGGGCAAAGGTTGTCTCCGAGGAGGGGGACGTGCTTGTCAGCTGCTATGGCCATCTCCTGCAGTATGACAAGAAGGGTAAATTTGTAGCTAAGTTCAAGTATGATGATGACATGCCGGTGGTCATTCCTCACAGGTTCAAAGAGAGTCTTATCCAGCATACATTTTTCCAAAAGACAAAGAAGAAGAATTGA